One part of the Camelus dromedarius isolate mCamDro1 chromosome 33, mCamDro1.pat, whole genome shotgun sequence genome encodes these proteins:
- the THNSL2 gene encoding threonine synthase-like 2 isoform X4, producing MWYVSTRGMAPRVDFEGALFSGYAPDGGLYMPEELPQLDRETLRQWSTLSYPDLVKELCALFIGPQLISRDDLTGLIDRAFSRFRHKEVVHLSRLRNGLNVLELWHGVTYAFKDLSLGCTAQFLQRFLEKRKQRVTVVGRLPPSSHPGTSGDTGSAAIESVHGAKNVDIIVLLPKGHCTRIQELQMTTVLRENVHVFGVEGNSDELDEPIKAVFADVAFVKKHNLMSLNSINWSRVLVQMAHHFFAYFRCAPSLDTDPLPAVEVVVPTGAAGNLAAGCIAQKMGLPIHLAVAVNCNDIIHRTVQRGDFSLSRAVKPTLASAMDIQVPYNMERIFWLLSGSDSQGTRALMEQFERTQSVSLPEELHSKLSEAVASESVSDETITQTMSRCWEENWYLLCPHSAVAVSYHYQQTDRQQPRGDRTVNRWLL from the exons ATGTGGTACGTCAGCACTCGGGGGATGGCCCCACGGGTCGACTTTGAGGGGGCCCTCTTCTCTGGCTATGCTCCAGATGGGGGCCTCTACATGCCCGAGGAGCTCCCACAGCTGGACAGAGAGACCCTGCGTCAGTGGAGTACGCTCTCCTACCCCGACCTGGTGAAGGAGCTGTGTGCCCTCTTCATTGGCCCTCAGCTCATTTCAAGGGATGACTTAACCG gtCTGATCGACCGAGCCTTCAGCCGATTCCGACACAAAGAGGTGGTCCATCTGTCCAGGCTGAGGAACGGGCTGAACGTGCTGGAGCTGTGGCACGGGGTCACGTACGCGTTTAAGGACCTGTCCCTGGGCTGCACCGCACAGTTCCTGCAGCGCTTCCTGGAGAAGAGGAAGCAGCGCGTCACTGTGGTT GGGAGGCTTCCTCCTTCATCCCATCCAGGAACTTCTGGGGACACTGGGAGTGCTGCCATCGAGAGTGTTCATGGGGCAAAGAATGTGGACATCATCGTCCTGCTGCCCAAGGGTCACTGCACAAGGATTCAGGAGCTCCAGATGACAACGGTGCTGAGGGAGAACGTCCACGTGTTTGGAG TGGAGGGGAACAGTGATGAGCTGGACGAGCCGATCAAGGCCGTGTTTGCAGACGTGGCCTTTGTCAAGAAGCACAATCTGATGAGTCTGAATTCAATCAACTGGTCCCGGGTCCTGGTGCAAATGGCCCACCACTTCTTCGCCTATTTCCGGTGTGCACCATCCTTAGACACGGACCCCCTGCCCGCTGTGGAGGTGGTTGTGCCAACAGGGGCTGCTGGTAACCTGGCAG CCGGGTGCATTGCTCAGAAGATGGGTCTGCCCATCCACCTGGCCGTGGCGGTGAACTGCAATGACATCATCCACAGGACTGTCCAGCGGGGAGACTTCTCTCTGTCCAGGGCAGTCAAACCAACCTTGGCATCAGCGATGGACATTCAG GTGCCCTACAACATGGAGAGGATCTTCTGGCTGCTCTCCGGCTCTGACAGCCAGGGGACAAGAGCCCTCATGGAGCAGTTTGAAAGGACCCAAAGTGTGAGTCTGCCTGAGGAGCTGCACAGCAAG CTTTCAGAGGCAGTAGCGTCTGAGTCGGTGTCGGATGAGACCATCACCCAGACCATGAGCCGCTGCTGGGAAGAGAACTGGTACTTGTTGTGCCCTCACTCGGCCGTGGCCGTGAGCTACCATTACCAacagacagacaggcagcagCCCAG GGGAGACAGGACTGTGAACAGATGGCTTTTATGA
- the THNSL2 gene encoding threonine synthase-like 2 isoform X3: protein MPEELPQLDRETLRQWSTLSYPDLVKELCALFIGPQLISRDDLTGLIDRAFSRFRHKEVVHLSRLRNGLNVLELWHGVTYAFKDLSLGCTAQFLQRFLEKRKQRVTVVGRLPPSSHPGTSGDTGSAAIESVHGAKNVDIIVLLPKGHCTRIQELQMTTVLRENVHVFGVEGNSDELDEPIKAVFADVAFVKKHNLMSLNSINWSRVLVQMAHHFFAYFRCAPSLDTDPLPAVEVVVPTGAAGNLAAGCIAQKMGLPIHLAVAVNCNDIIHRTVQRGDFSLSRAVKPTLASAMDIQVPYNMERIFWLLSGSDSQGTRALMEQFERTQSVSLPEELHSKLSEAVASESVSDETITQTMSRCWEENWYLLCPHSAVAVSYHYQQTDRQQPSPPRCCLAPASAAKFPEAVLAAGLTPETPPEILALESKEARCAAMRKGDDWTLMLRDTIEKLSRQQVISA, encoded by the exons ATGCCCGAGGAGCTCCCACAGCTGGACAGAGAGACCCTGCGTCAGTGGAGTACGCTCTCCTACCCCGACCTGGTGAAGGAGCTGTGTGCCCTCTTCATTGGCCCTCAGCTCATTTCAAGGGATGACTTAACCG gtCTGATCGACCGAGCCTTCAGCCGATTCCGACACAAAGAGGTGGTCCATCTGTCCAGGCTGAGGAACGGGCTGAACGTGCTGGAGCTGTGGCACGGGGTCACGTACGCGTTTAAGGACCTGTCCCTGGGCTGCACCGCACAGTTCCTGCAGCGCTTCCTGGAGAAGAGGAAGCAGCGCGTCACTGTGGTT GGGAGGCTTCCTCCTTCATCCCATCCAGGAACTTCTGGGGACACTGGGAGTGCTGCCATCGAGAGTGTTCATGGGGCAAAGAATGTGGACATCATCGTCCTGCTGCCCAAGGGTCACTGCACAAGGATTCAGGAGCTCCAGATGACAACGGTGCTGAGGGAGAACGTCCACGTGTTTGGAG TGGAGGGGAACAGTGATGAGCTGGACGAGCCGATCAAGGCCGTGTTTGCAGACGTGGCCTTTGTCAAGAAGCACAATCTGATGAGTCTGAATTCAATCAACTGGTCCCGGGTCCTGGTGCAAATGGCCCACCACTTCTTCGCCTATTTCCGGTGTGCACCATCCTTAGACACGGACCCCCTGCCCGCTGTGGAGGTGGTTGTGCCAACAGGGGCTGCTGGTAACCTGGCAG CCGGGTGCATTGCTCAGAAGATGGGTCTGCCCATCCACCTGGCCGTGGCGGTGAACTGCAATGACATCATCCACAGGACTGTCCAGCGGGGAGACTTCTCTCTGTCCAGGGCAGTCAAACCAACCTTGGCATCAGCGATGGACATTCAG GTGCCCTACAACATGGAGAGGATCTTCTGGCTGCTCTCCGGCTCTGACAGCCAGGGGACAAGAGCCCTCATGGAGCAGTTTGAAAGGACCCAAAGTGTGAGTCTGCCTGAGGAGCTGCACAGCAAG CTTTCAGAGGCAGTAGCGTCTGAGTCGGTGTCGGATGAGACCATCACCCAGACCATGAGCCGCTGCTGGGAAGAGAACTGGTACTTGTTGTGCCCTCACTCGGCCGTGGCCGTGAGCTACCATTACCAacagacagacaggcagcagCCCAG CCCTCCCCGATGCTGTCTGGCTCCCGCCTCTGCCGCCAAGTTCCCGGAGGCTGTGCTGGCCGCCGGGCTGACCCCAGAGACCCCCCCGGAGATCCTGGCCCTGGAGAGCAAGGAGGCGCGCTGCGCCGCCATGCGGAAGGGTGACGACTGGACGCTGATGCTTCGGGACACGATTGAGAAGCTGAGCCGGCAGCAGGTGATCAGTGCCTGA
- the THNSL2 gene encoding threonine synthase-like 2 isoform X1, whose protein sequence is MWYVSTRGMAPRVDFEGALFSGYAPDGGLYMPEELPQLDRETLRQWSTLSYPDLVKELCALFIGPQLISRDDLTGLIDRAFSRFRHKEVVHLSRLRNGLNVLELWHGVTYAFKDLSLGCTAQFLQRFLEKRKQRVTVVGRLPPSSHPGTSGDTGSAAIESVHGAKNVDIIVLLPKGHCTRIQELQMTTVLRENVHVFGVEGNSDELDEPIKAVFADVAFVKKHNLMSLNSINWSRVLVQMAHHFFAYFRCAPSLDTDPLPAVEVVVPTGAAGNLAAGCIAQKMGLPIHLAVAVNCNDIIHRTVQRGDFSLSRAVKPTLASAMDIQVPYNMERIFWLLSGSDSQGTRALMEQFERTQSVSLPEELHSKLSEAVASESVSDETITQTMSRCWEENWYLLCPHSAVAVSYHYQQTDRQQPSPPRCCLAPASAAKFPEAVLAAGLTPETPPEILALESKEARCAAMRKGDDWTLMLRDTIEKLSRQQVISA, encoded by the exons ATGTGGTACGTCAGCACTCGGGGGATGGCCCCACGGGTCGACTTTGAGGGGGCCCTCTTCTCTGGCTATGCTCCAGATGGGGGCCTCTACATGCCCGAGGAGCTCCCACAGCTGGACAGAGAGACCCTGCGTCAGTGGAGTACGCTCTCCTACCCCGACCTGGTGAAGGAGCTGTGTGCCCTCTTCATTGGCCCTCAGCTCATTTCAAGGGATGACTTAACCG gtCTGATCGACCGAGCCTTCAGCCGATTCCGACACAAAGAGGTGGTCCATCTGTCCAGGCTGAGGAACGGGCTGAACGTGCTGGAGCTGTGGCACGGGGTCACGTACGCGTTTAAGGACCTGTCCCTGGGCTGCACCGCACAGTTCCTGCAGCGCTTCCTGGAGAAGAGGAAGCAGCGCGTCACTGTGGTT GGGAGGCTTCCTCCTTCATCCCATCCAGGAACTTCTGGGGACACTGGGAGTGCTGCCATCGAGAGTGTTCATGGGGCAAAGAATGTGGACATCATCGTCCTGCTGCCCAAGGGTCACTGCACAAGGATTCAGGAGCTCCAGATGACAACGGTGCTGAGGGAGAACGTCCACGTGTTTGGAG TGGAGGGGAACAGTGATGAGCTGGACGAGCCGATCAAGGCCGTGTTTGCAGACGTGGCCTTTGTCAAGAAGCACAATCTGATGAGTCTGAATTCAATCAACTGGTCCCGGGTCCTGGTGCAAATGGCCCACCACTTCTTCGCCTATTTCCGGTGTGCACCATCCTTAGACACGGACCCCCTGCCCGCTGTGGAGGTGGTTGTGCCAACAGGGGCTGCTGGTAACCTGGCAG CCGGGTGCATTGCTCAGAAGATGGGTCTGCCCATCCACCTGGCCGTGGCGGTGAACTGCAATGACATCATCCACAGGACTGTCCAGCGGGGAGACTTCTCTCTGTCCAGGGCAGTCAAACCAACCTTGGCATCAGCGATGGACATTCAG GTGCCCTACAACATGGAGAGGATCTTCTGGCTGCTCTCCGGCTCTGACAGCCAGGGGACAAGAGCCCTCATGGAGCAGTTTGAAAGGACCCAAAGTGTGAGTCTGCCTGAGGAGCTGCACAGCAAG CTTTCAGAGGCAGTAGCGTCTGAGTCGGTGTCGGATGAGACCATCACCCAGACCATGAGCCGCTGCTGGGAAGAGAACTGGTACTTGTTGTGCCCTCACTCGGCCGTGGCCGTGAGCTACCATTACCAacagacagacaggcagcagCCCAG CCCTCCCCGATGCTGTCTGGCTCCCGCCTCTGCCGCCAAGTTCCCGGAGGCTGTGCTGGCCGCCGGGCTGACCCCAGAGACCCCCCCGGAGATCCTGGCCCTGGAGAGCAAGGAGGCGCGCTGCGCCGCCATGCGGAAGGGTGACGACTGGACGCTGATGCTTCGGGACACGATTGAGAAGCTGAGCCGGCAGCAGGTGATCAGTGCCTGA
- the THNSL2 gene encoding threonine synthase-like 2 isoform X2, which translates to MWYVSTRGMAPRVDFEGALFSGYAPDGGLYMPEELPQLDRETLRQWSTLSYPDLVKELCALFIGPQLISRDDLTGLIDRAFSRFRHKEVVHLSRLRNGLNVLELWHGVTYAFKDLSLGCTAQFLQRFLEKRKQRVTVVVGTSGDTGSAAIESVHGAKNVDIIVLLPKGHCTRIQELQMTTVLRENVHVFGVEGNSDELDEPIKAVFADVAFVKKHNLMSLNSINWSRVLVQMAHHFFAYFRCAPSLDTDPLPAVEVVVPTGAAGNLAAGCIAQKMGLPIHLAVAVNCNDIIHRTVQRGDFSLSRAVKPTLASAMDIQVPYNMERIFWLLSGSDSQGTRALMEQFERTQSVSLPEELHSKLSEAVASESVSDETITQTMSRCWEENWYLLCPHSAVAVSYHYQQTDRQQPSPPRCCLAPASAAKFPEAVLAAGLTPETPPEILALESKEARCAAMRKGDDWTLMLRDTIEKLSRQQVISA; encoded by the exons ATGTGGTACGTCAGCACTCGGGGGATGGCCCCACGGGTCGACTTTGAGGGGGCCCTCTTCTCTGGCTATGCTCCAGATGGGGGCCTCTACATGCCCGAGGAGCTCCCACAGCTGGACAGAGAGACCCTGCGTCAGTGGAGTACGCTCTCCTACCCCGACCTGGTGAAGGAGCTGTGTGCCCTCTTCATTGGCCCTCAGCTCATTTCAAGGGATGACTTAACCG gtCTGATCGACCGAGCCTTCAGCCGATTCCGACACAAAGAGGTGGTCCATCTGTCCAGGCTGAGGAACGGGCTGAACGTGCTGGAGCTGTGGCACGGGGTCACGTACGCGTTTAAGGACCTGTCCCTGGGCTGCACCGCACAGTTCCTGCAGCGCTTCCTGGAGAAGAGGAAGCAGCGCGTCACTGTGGTTGTAG GAACTTCTGGGGACACTGGGAGTGCTGCCATCGAGAGTGTTCATGGGGCAAAGAATGTGGACATCATCGTCCTGCTGCCCAAGGGTCACTGCACAAGGATTCAGGAGCTCCAGATGACAACGGTGCTGAGGGAGAACGTCCACGTGTTTGGAG TGGAGGGGAACAGTGATGAGCTGGACGAGCCGATCAAGGCCGTGTTTGCAGACGTGGCCTTTGTCAAGAAGCACAATCTGATGAGTCTGAATTCAATCAACTGGTCCCGGGTCCTGGTGCAAATGGCCCACCACTTCTTCGCCTATTTCCGGTGTGCACCATCCTTAGACACGGACCCCCTGCCCGCTGTGGAGGTGGTTGTGCCAACAGGGGCTGCTGGTAACCTGGCAG CCGGGTGCATTGCTCAGAAGATGGGTCTGCCCATCCACCTGGCCGTGGCGGTGAACTGCAATGACATCATCCACAGGACTGTCCAGCGGGGAGACTTCTCTCTGTCCAGGGCAGTCAAACCAACCTTGGCATCAGCGATGGACATTCAG GTGCCCTACAACATGGAGAGGATCTTCTGGCTGCTCTCCGGCTCTGACAGCCAGGGGACAAGAGCCCTCATGGAGCAGTTTGAAAGGACCCAAAGTGTGAGTCTGCCTGAGGAGCTGCACAGCAAG CTTTCAGAGGCAGTAGCGTCTGAGTCGGTGTCGGATGAGACCATCACCCAGACCATGAGCCGCTGCTGGGAAGAGAACTGGTACTTGTTGTGCCCTCACTCGGCCGTGGCCGTGAGCTACCATTACCAacagacagacaggcagcagCCCAG CCCTCCCCGATGCTGTCTGGCTCCCGCCTCTGCCGCCAAGTTCCCGGAGGCTGTGCTGGCCGCCGGGCTGACCCCAGAGACCCCCCCGGAGATCCTGGCCCTGGAGAGCAAGGAGGCGCGCTGCGCCGCCATGCGGAAGGGTGACGACTGGACGCTGATGCTTCGGGACACGATTGAGAAGCTGAGCCGGCAGCAGGTGATCAGTGCCTGA